A stretch of Candidatus Rokuibacteriota bacterium DNA encodes these proteins:
- a CDS encoding isochorismatase family cysteine hydrolase — translation MIRLDPKTTAAIAIDMHRGHLDPSVATLPLPAERCGPVIKRAAALLAGLRERAVRVIHVVTEYRDPGEIAANPFWRAAHDDPGKARRGILAHNLAGGPGTEIIPDLLDPGDLIVRGKKRYSSFHGTDLEFVLRGLGVDTVILAGINTTTCVLCAAFEATNLDFRVVIASEAVDSMDGEEMHRFALRLMAAATGWPLGNDDIFQALGR, via the coding sequence ATGATCCGACTCGATCCCAAGACGACAGCGGCCATCGCGATCGACATGCACCGAGGGCATCTCGACCCCTCGGTCGCCACGCTGCCGTTGCCCGCCGAGCGCTGCGGCCCCGTGATCAAGCGCGCCGCCGCGCTCCTGGCAGGCCTTCGCGAGCGCGCCGTCCGCGTCATCCACGTCGTCACCGAGTACCGAGATCCCGGCGAGATCGCGGCCAACCCGTTCTGGAGAGCCGCGCACGATGATCCTGGGAAGGCCCGGCGCGGCATCCTCGCCCATAACCTGGCCGGCGGCCCGGGCACGGAGATCATCCCCGATCTGCTGGACCCGGGCGATCTTATCGTGCGCGGAAAGAAACGCTACAGCTCCTTCCACGGCACGGATCTCGAGTTCGTCCTGCGCGGGCTCGGCGTGGACACCGTGATCCTGGCAGGCATCAATACGACCACCTGCGTTCTCTGCGCCGCTTTCGAAGCCACCAACCTCGACTTCCGCGTGGTGATCGCTAGCGAGGCCGTGGACTCGATGGACGGGGAGGAGATGCACCGCTTCGCGCTCCGGCTCATGGCCGCCGCTACCGGCTGGCCTCTCGGCAACGACGATATTTTCCAAGCGCTCGGCAGGTAA
- a CDS encoding DinB family protein, translating to MTDTLLVEARRELARLPMVLEALLAGLDSAGARTRPAPDEWSPVEILCHLRDEETEDFGDRLRVIVDGADEFAPIDPERWAKERRYHEASLPDVLESLRARRQASLDLLASVSPETLKGSRPHERLGRLSGLDILAAWVAHDRIHLAQLAGTLARTWALRWVPLRAEYAGPIPYSPDPQR from the coding sequence ATGACCGATACGCTCCTCGTCGAAGCGCGCCGCGAGCTGGCGCGGCTGCCGATGGTGCTCGAGGCCCTGCTGGCCGGTCTCGACTCGGCGGGCGCGCGGACGCGACCGGCGCCGGACGAGTGGTCGCCGGTCGAGATCCTCTGCCACCTGCGCGATGAGGAGACCGAAGACTTCGGCGACCGCCTGCGCGTCATCGTGGACGGCGCGGATGAATTCGCGCCGATCGATCCGGAGCGCTGGGCCAAAGAGCGGCGCTACCACGAGGCGAGCCTGCCCGATGTGCTCGAGTCGCTTCGCGCGCGTCGCCAGGCCAGCCTCGACCTGCTCGCCTCCGTCTCACCGGAGACGCTGAAGGGATCGCGGCCTCACGAACGGCTCGGCCGCCTCTCCGGCCTCGACATCCTCGCGGCATGGGTGGCCCACGACCGCATCCATCTGGCTCAGCTCGCCGGGACACTCGCGCGGACCTGGGCGCTTCGATGGGTGCCCCTCCGGGCCGAATACGCGGGCCCTATTCCCTACTCGCCGGACCCGCAGCGATGA
- a CDS encoding 3-oxoacyl-ACP reductase family protein, which produces MRLDGKVAIVTGAAKGIGAAIVEACAREGARVAALDLDGAGVEALAAAQRGRGADVLAIRTDVTHSADIAQALDAVLARWGRVDILVNNAGGFAVIRATEDITEQEWQAILASNLTSVFLCSKAVLPIMKRQRYGRIVNLASVVGRAGAVRVTSHYAAAKAGVIGFTRHLALEVGADGITVNAVAPGTTATERVLKARTPEETRRVAEAIPVRRLGEPGEIADAVVFLASDSAAFINGATLDVNGGQVMA; this is translated from the coding sequence ATGCGGCTCGACGGGAAGGTCGCGATCGTCACGGGCGCGGCGAAGGGGATAGGCGCCGCCATCGTGGAGGCGTGCGCTCGCGAGGGCGCGCGGGTCGCCGCGCTCGATCTGGACGGCGCGGGGGTCGAGGCCCTCGCAGCGGCGCAGCGGGGGCGCGGAGCCGACGTGTTGGCAATCCGGACAGACGTAACCCACTCGGCGGACATCGCCCAAGCGCTCGACGCCGTGCTCGCGCGCTGGGGACGGGTGGACATCCTCGTCAACAACGCTGGCGGCTTCGCGGTGATCCGCGCCACCGAGGACATCACGGAACAAGAGTGGCAGGCCATCCTCGCCTCCAACCTGACCAGCGTCTTCCTCTGCTCCAAGGCCGTGCTCCCGATCATGAAGCGGCAGCGTTACGGCCGGATCGTGAACCTGGCTTCCGTGGTCGGCCGCGCCGGCGCGGTCCGCGTCACGTCCCACTACGCGGCGGCCAAGGCCGGCGTGATCGGGTTCACGCGTCACCTGGCCCTCGAGGTCGGTGCCGACGGCATCACCGTCAACGCGGTCGCGCCCGGCACCACCGCGACCGAGCGCGTGCTCAAGGCCCGGACCCCCGAGGAGACGCGGCGGGTGGCCGAGGCTATCCCCGTGAGGCGCCTCGGCGAGCCCGGGGAGATCGCCGATGCCGTCGTCTTCCTTGCCTCGGACTCGGCTGCCTTCATCAACGGCGCTACGCTCGATGTCAACGGCGGCCAGGTCATGGCGTGA
- a CDS encoding cyclase family protein, whose translation MGRFVDLSVTVDSSTMSPPSTNMRLEVTPHNRGPGFWQVSSVHQSLHTGAHIDSPLHVFKNGITTAEISLDQVMGEALVVDLSWVGANHAITIDDLKTAGAGDVKRGDIVLLRTGWTDKMYGTWPDYFTQSPYFPPESAQWLVDRGPKNIGFDFFEEYCARLADFTSEDFAMHRVILGAGVVIMEGLTNLGALPRRRVDFAAPFYKIAGTEGAPARFFATV comes from the coding sequence ATGGGCCGCTTCGTCGATCTGTCCGTCACCGTGGACTCGAGCACCATGAGCCCGCCTTCGACCAACATGCGGCTCGAGGTCACGCCGCACAATCGGGGCCCCGGCTTCTGGCAGGTCTCGAGCGTCCACCAGAGCCTCCACACCGGGGCGCACATCGACTCGCCGCTCCACGTCTTCAAGAACGGCATCACGACCGCGGAGATCTCGCTGGACCAGGTGATGGGAGAGGCGCTGGTGGTGGACCTCTCCTGGGTCGGCGCCAATCACGCGATCACGATCGACGACCTCAAGACGGCCGGCGCTGGCGACGTGAAGCGCGGTGATATCGTACTGCTGCGCACCGGCTGGACCGACAAGATGTACGGGACGTGGCCCGACTACTTCACCCAGTCGCCGTACTTCCCGCCGGAGTCCGCGCAGTGGCTGGTAGACCGGGGCCCGAAAAACATCGGCTTCGATTTCTTCGAGGAGTACTGCGCGCGGCTGGCTGACTTCACCTCCGAGGACTTCGCGATGCACCGGGTCATCCTCGGCGCGGGCGTGGTCATCATGGAAGGACTGACCAATCTGGGCGCGCTGCCTCGCCGCCGCGTGGACTTCGCCGCGCCCTTTTACAAGATCGCGGGCACCGAGGGCGCGCCCGCGCGCTTCTTCGCCACCGTCTAG
- a CDS encoding homogentisate 1,2-dioxygenase: MEKFEYFSGIPEVGIVPRAPHAGPLMRHVYEQEHGRGGFAGKVSHTYHLYPPTNWLPEESRLLDGATFSPHWESALRPVGGVHHALGVLKPEAPRDVYRGMGRLIANATAAMNVTAPAAPMDYFFEHHSATLVFFVHEGSGTLETTFGPIAYRKGDFLIIPKGITHRFECDPGPQYYWVYESFAGDPEKAEAVTTGQFLTHSRSDYKFPRSLDTRNEAGRFEIVSKTDGTYARRVHPTHPFDAVGWRGTYLPYKFAVEDVRPLVADRSHVPPSGHTVFILPGCYICVFTVRSAEKEGLWVPFFHNNLDYCETLGYHTGKFFSRGGVFSEGMVSVHPVGLPHGPHPKALGALLDDKRPQIFEEVGIMADFANPAKISDFALGLSRPDYMASWSGYTTEPRFLYDPGRLAKVRSEAERLADARDKLRPGASEE; encoded by the coding sequence ATGGAGAAGTTCGAGTACTTCAGCGGGATCCCCGAGGTCGGAATCGTGCCGCGCGCGCCGCACGCGGGGCCGCTCATGCGTCACGTGTACGAGCAGGAGCACGGTCGCGGCGGTTTCGCCGGCAAGGTCAGCCACACCTACCACCTCTACCCGCCCACGAACTGGCTGCCCGAGGAGAGCCGGCTGCTCGACGGCGCGACCTTCTCCCCGCACTGGGAGTCGGCGCTCCGTCCTGTCGGCGGCGTCCACCACGCCCTCGGAGTGCTCAAGCCCGAGGCGCCGCGCGACGTCTATCGCGGCATGGGGCGCCTGATCGCCAACGCGACGGCGGCGATGAACGTGACGGCGCCGGCCGCGCCGATGGACTATTTCTTCGAGCACCACTCGGCCACCCTCGTCTTTTTCGTCCACGAGGGCTCGGGCACGCTCGAGACCACGTTCGGCCCCATCGCCTACCGCAAGGGCGACTTCCTGATCATCCCCAAGGGCATCACGCACCGCTTCGAGTGCGACCCGGGCCCGCAGTACTACTGGGTCTACGAGAGCTTCGCGGGCGACCCGGAGAAAGCCGAGGCCGTGACGACGGGGCAGTTCCTCACCCACAGCCGGAGCGATTACAAGTTTCCGCGCTCGCTCGATACGCGCAACGAAGCCGGGCGCTTCGAGATCGTCTCGAAGACCGACGGCACCTACGCGCGCCGCGTGCACCCGACACATCCGTTCGACGCCGTCGGCTGGCGCGGGACCTACCTGCCGTACAAGTTTGCGGTGGAGGACGTGCGTCCCCTCGTCGCCGACCGCTCGCACGTGCCGCCCTCCGGCCATACGGTCTTCATCCTTCCCGGCTGCTACATCTGCGTCTTCACCGTGCGCTCGGCCGAGAAGGAAGGGCTCTGGGTGCCCTTCTTCCACAACAATCTCGACTACTGCGAGACCCTCGGGTACCACACCGGCAAGTTCTTCAGCCGCGGCGGAGTCTTTTCGGAGGGCATGGTTTCGGTCCATCCGGTGGGCCTGCCCCACGGGCCCCATCCCAAGGCCCTCGGGGCGCTTCTCGACGACAAGCGCCCGCAGATCTTCGAAGAGGTCGGCATCATGGCGGACTTCGCCAACCCGGCGAAGATCTCCGACTTCGCGCTCGGGCTGTCGCGGCCCGACTACATGGCGAGCTGGTCGGGCTACACGACGGAGCCGCGCTTTCTCTACGACCCGGGGCGATTGGCGAAGGTGCGGAGCGAGGCCGAGCGCCTGGCGGATGCCCGCGACAAGCTGAGGCCGGGAGCATCGGAGGAGTAG
- a CDS encoding alpha/beta hydrolase, whose amino-acid sequence MACGAARDIEANGLRLRLHEWGEPGRTPALLLHSLAAHSHWWDWTAPLLAERYSVAALDLRGHGGSGWCEPPAYRPADYAADIVAVLDALGWRSPLVIGHSLGGYVGAYLAARHPDRVGALVITDTMTQWSEDETAWALKQVERPGPEFANPSEAGSRYRLSPPETKAPADWIRHLGETAVVERTPGVWHYAVDRRVFTQARPDAWPLLPGVVCPTLVVRGEGSRIMDRDAWLRVATAVQRGQFAEVKDAWHHLILDDPAGFCSIVTTWLDRVVTPSPAGGR is encoded by the coding sequence ATGGCCTGCGGCGCCGCGCGCGACATCGAGGCGAACGGGCTTCGCCTCCGGCTCCACGAGTGGGGCGAGCCCGGCAGGACGCCGGCGCTCCTCCTCCACTCGCTGGCAGCCCACAGCCACTGGTGGGACTGGACCGCGCCGCTCCTGGCCGAGCGCTACTCCGTCGCCGCGCTCGATCTGCGCGGCCACGGCGGCAGCGGCTGGTGCGAGCCCCCTGCCTACCGGCCCGCTGACTACGCGGCCGACATCGTCGCCGTCCTCGACGCGCTCGGTTGGCGCTCGCCGCTCGTCATCGGCCATTCGCTGGGAGGCTACGTCGGCGCGTATCTCGCCGCCCGGCACCCAGATCGGGTGGGCGCCCTCGTCATCACCGACACCATGACCCAATGGTCGGAGGACGAGACGGCCTGGGCGCTCAAGCAGGTCGAGCGCCCGGGCCCTGAATTCGCGAATCCGTCCGAGGCGGGCTCGCGCTACCGGCTCTCTCCGCCGGAGACGAAGGCGCCCGCGGACTGGATCCGCCATCTCGGCGAGACGGCCGTCGTCGAACGGACGCCCGGCGTCTGGCACTACGCGGTCGATCGTCGCGTCTTCACCCAGGCGCGGCCCGACGCCTGGCCGCTGCTTCCCGGCGTCGTCTGCCCCACGCTCGTGGTGCGCGGCGAGGGCAGCCGGATCATGGACCGCGACGCGTGGCTCCGCGTCGCGACCGCGGTGCAGCGCGGCCAGTTCGCCGAGGTGAAGGACGCCTGGCACCACTTGATCCTCGACGACCCCGCGGGCTTCTGCTCCATCGTGACAACCTGGCTCGATCGGGTCGTGACGCCCAGCCCGGCAGGGGGCCGGTGA
- a CDS encoding cupin domain-containing protein, with amino-acid sequence MDSSSMTTRDPNLPAEYSAGLDRLSLAPLWTALHALLPQERVTQAVPHRWRWTEMRGPLLEAARLVPIEQAERRVLVLRNPGLGGAYAATATLFAGLQIILPGETAPSHHHTPAALRLIVEGRGAFTTVDGVKCAMEPGDLIITPPMRWHDHGHDGTEPVIWLDGLDIPLVRSFEAAWASKMRPAAAPATAIDSSQDELTAAGVVPRASRYEDTGYPQVRWPWSAVRGALAAMAAAAPGDRPVILRYVNPRTGTFPLRTMGCEAQWLRSGERTPAERRTASGVFHVIEGRGESKIGDETFTWEQGDCVAVPPWQWVQHQNLSASAPACLFHFNDEPALRAVGLWMEETR; translated from the coding sequence GTGGATTCCAGCTCGATGACGACCCGCGATCCGAACTTACCCGCCGAGTACTCTGCGGGGCTGGACCGGCTCTCCCTGGCGCCGCTGTGGACGGCGCTGCACGCGCTCTTGCCGCAGGAGCGCGTCACGCAGGCCGTGCCCCACCGCTGGCGCTGGACCGAGATGCGCGGGCCGCTGCTCGAGGCGGCGCGCCTCGTGCCGATCGAGCAGGCCGAGCGCCGCGTGCTCGTGCTGCGCAACCCGGGCTTGGGCGGCGCGTACGCGGCGACGGCGACCTTGTTCGCGGGGCTCCAGATCATCCTGCCGGGCGAGACCGCGCCGAGCCACCACCACACCCCGGCCGCGCTCAGGCTGATCGTCGAGGGGCGGGGCGCTTTCACGACGGTGGACGGCGTCAAGTGCGCCATGGAGCCGGGCGACTTGATCATCACACCGCCGATGCGCTGGCACGACCACGGCCACGACGGAACGGAACCCGTGATCTGGCTCGACGGGCTCGACATCCCGCTCGTGCGGAGCTTCGAGGCGGCCTGGGCGTCGAAGATGCGCCCGGCCGCCGCCCCGGCGACGGCCATCGACTCGTCGCAGGATGAGCTGACCGCCGCGGGTGTCGTCCCGCGCGCCTCGCGCTACGAGGACACGGGCTATCCGCAGGTGCGCTGGCCGTGGAGCGCCGTGCGGGGAGCGCTCGCGGCCATGGCGGCCGCCGCCCCCGGCGATCGGCCCGTCATCCTGCGCTACGTCAACCCGCGGACCGGGACCTTTCCGCTCCGCACGATGGGCTGCGAGGCGCAGTGGCTGCGCTCAGGCGAGCGGACGCCGGCAGAGCGCCGGACCGCGAGCGGGGTCTTCCACGTGATCGAAGGCCGCGGCGAGAGCAAGATCGGCGACGAGACGTTTACCTGGGAGCAGGGTGACTGTGTCGCCGTTCCGCCCTGGCAGTGGGTCCAGCACCAGAATCTTTCGGCGTCGGCTCCGGCCTGTCTCTTCCACTTCAACGACGAGCCGGCGCTGCGCGCGGTCGGGCTCTGGATGGAAGAAACGCGCTGA
- a CDS encoding DoxX family protein, producing the protein MSPLGATVLRIMLGVTFIAHGYYIYDVVTSDVLSVMINKRLGLPLGDYVTSYILLAHFVGGVMLILGVFTRIAAMANLPIMIGAVLLFHFDQGFFLRGVIIDAARGKADVVGYEYALFVLAATLAQCFLGTGAIGLTKS; encoded by the coding sequence GTGAGCCCACTCGGCGCCACCGTCCTCCGGATCATGCTGGGCGTGACCTTCATCGCCCACGGTTACTACATCTACGACGTGGTCACTTCCGACGTCCTCAGCGTGATGATCAACAAGCGGCTCGGCCTGCCCCTCGGCGACTACGTCACGTCGTATATACTCCTCGCCCACTTCGTCGGCGGCGTCATGCTGATCCTCGGGGTCTTCACACGCATTGCGGCGATGGCGAACCTGCCCATCATGATCGGGGCGGTGTTGCTGTTCCACTTCGACCAGGGGTTCTTCCTGCGAGGGGTGATCATCGACGCCGCGCGGGGCAAGGCGGACGTGGTGGGCTACGAATACGCGCTGTTCGTCCTGGCTGCGACCCTCGCCCAGTGCTTCCTAGGCACGGGCGCCATCGGGCTGACCAAAAGCTAG
- a CDS encoding P1 family peptidase, which translates to MIPGVHVGHVTDLRSLTGCTAILPERPAVGALEIAGWAAGVHGIEFLDPRHLAPTVDGIVLAGGSAFGLEAVWGAMEYLEEHGRGFPVSRTVVPHVAGAIIFDLNVGDHRVRPDRAMGYAACAAARPGPVEEGSVGAGTGATVGKLYGIERAMRGGLGVSRVERDGVVTAALMVVNAVGDVRDPVTGRLIAGARDAADGRRLVDSAAALESGAPPPGFRPVNTTIGVVVTSAALGKAEAARVARLGLQGFERALSPPHLPTDGDALFCLSVGDARADLASLGRAAAEAVAAAIARAVLCATPLPGLPTAREIEAQNS; encoded by the coding sequence GTGATTCCGGGCGTCCACGTGGGACACGTCACCGATCTCCGGTCGCTCACCGGCTGCACGGCCATCCTGCCTGAGCGGCCGGCGGTGGGCGCGCTCGAGATCGCCGGCTGGGCGGCGGGGGTCCACGGCATCGAGTTCCTCGACCCCCGCCACCTGGCGCCGACGGTAGACGGTATCGTCTTAGCGGGAGGCAGCGCCTTCGGCCTCGAGGCCGTCTGGGGCGCGATGGAGTATCTCGAGGAGCATGGCCGGGGCTTCCCGGTCTCCCGCACCGTGGTGCCGCACGTCGCGGGCGCGATCATCTTCGATCTGAACGTGGGCGACCACCGCGTCCGGCCGGACCGCGCCATGGGCTACGCCGCGTGCGCCGCGGCCCGGCCGGGGCCGGTGGAGGAAGGCAGCGTGGGCGCCGGGACGGGCGCGACGGTGGGGAAGCTCTACGGCATCGAGCGCGCCATGCGCGGCGGCCTCGGCGTCTCGCGCGTGGAGCGGGACGGCGTCGTCACGGCCGCGCTCATGGTCGTCAACGCCGTCGGCGACGTGCGCGACCCCGTCACGGGCCGCCTCATCGCGGGAGCGCGGGACGCGGCCGACGGCAGGCGGCTGGTGGACTCCGCCGCGGCCCTCGAGAGCGGCGCGCCGCCTCCCGGATTCCGCCCCGTCAACACCACCATCGGCGTCGTCGTCACGTCGGCCGCCCTCGGCAAGGCCGAAGCCGCGCGCGTGGCGCGGCTGGGCCTCCAGGGTTTCGAGCGGGCGCTCTCTCCCCCGCACCTGCCGACGGACGGCGACGCCCTCTTCTGCCTGTCTGTCGGGGACGCGCGGGCCGATCTCGCGTCGCTGGGCAGGGCGGCGGCGGAGGCCGTGGCGGCGGCGATCGCGCGTGCCGTGCTCTGCGCGACACCCCTGCCGGGCCTCCCGACGGCGCGGGAGATCGAAGCCCAGAATTCTTGA
- a CDS encoding cyclic nucleotide-binding domain-containing protein, whose product MELIGRILDGSIPQDLKDALRRAEPSGPRVSHDEKIRHLEEVPLLADCTQKQLRSLSDISRVVEVPAGTSLTRAGQPGDEFFVILDGSAAVEKPGKKRVFLKPGDFFGEMSLLDGGPRSVTVRAATSLRVLVIDRKNFQELLREVPELTQRLLVTLSRRIRSLESADRS is encoded by the coding sequence ATGGAACTGATCGGCAGGATCCTCGACGGCTCCATCCCGCAGGACCTCAAGGACGCGCTGCGCCGGGCGGAGCCCTCCGGGCCTCGCGTGAGCCATGACGAGAAGATCCGTCACCTGGAGGAAGTCCCGCTGCTCGCCGACTGCACCCAGAAGCAGCTGCGCTCGCTCTCCGACATCTCGCGCGTGGTGGAGGTGCCCGCCGGCACGTCGCTCACGCGGGCCGGGCAGCCCGGCGACGAGTTCTTCGTCATCCTCGACGGGTCGGCGGCCGTGGAGAAGCCGGGCAAGAAGCGGGTCTTTCTCAAGCCCGGCGATTTCTTCGGCGAGATGAGCCTCCTCGACGGAGGCCCGCGCTCCGTGACGGTGCGGGCGGCGACGTCGCTCCGCGTGCTGGTGATCGACAGGAAGAACTTCCAGGAGCTGCTGCGCGAGGTGCCCGAGTTGACCCAGCGGCTCCTCGTCACGCTGTCCCGCCGCATCCGCTCGCTCGAGAGCGCCGACCGCAGTTAG
- the glnD gene encoding [protein-PII] uridylyltransferase, giving the protein MSADLFHQLRRVEAQAERGFEGTAAEGAERRRRLRLELLRQHLAQNVDFLKAAHLGGASGQQSVQAYAAFMDGFLSTIFRLAVADAKKEGAVPGAIVLVALGGYGRGELGPLSDLDLMVIYDGEMGPFVQRVTQVLLYTLWDLGLTVGHSVRSLPDCVAMARTDFASRTSMQEARYVIGDRRLFQRFRRVLAENVYRKDFGQFLETALTERDQRYRKFGGSPYMGEANVKESAGGLRDLHTAMWLASTKFGARTLRDLLEKRLITQREERLTDAALTFLWRVRNELHFLSGHKNDVLSRDVQPQIAKHFGYESDEVSLDVEKFMRDYYLHARVIHRVSSRLIARCQETLSRRGTALRRLRQAALADGLFVMDERIHLVHADGRDFRAEPARLMKAFWHSHRLGFELGVDVERAVEEALDLVDDGFRRSPEARELFLDICRNWGRVAQTLRQMHEVGFLGRYLPEWDALTCLVQYDVYHKFTADQHSLLAVENLEALAPGASASSEGIAQVLNEVHRPDLLMLGMLLHDIGKGKGHGHVAKGIPLAEELTARIGLEGEAAGAVVFLVAQHVALSHIAQRRDVNDPKTVEALAALCGTPERLRKLYLLTFADMRAVGPGVMTGWQAQILWELYGAALQRLTGGRPEKLTLQDVAQRVLAELRDAGLKRAVPGHLAMTSERYLSTTPAARIAAHMRLIERLEDELVATELFHHPDLGSSDLVIVTRDVPGLFSLIAGSLAANGINILSAQIHTRADGIAIDTFQVNDPFGEAVTEEARWRRTLQSLRRVLLGEQTVEELLAVRRGSRSGDEPVPGPAKVSVDNHLSDTHTVVEVKCPDRVGLLHLITRTLAGFELSIASARIATDIDHAFDTFYVADPHGLRIEDPDEMARVRGALEDALLKPL; this is encoded by the coding sequence ATGTCTGCGGACTTGTTCCACCAACTTCGGCGCGTGGAGGCGCAGGCGGAGCGGGGCTTCGAAGGCACGGCCGCCGAAGGTGCGGAGCGCCGGCGCCGGCTGAGGCTCGAGCTCCTCCGCCAGCACCTCGCCCAGAACGTCGATTTCCTCAAGGCCGCCCACCTCGGCGGCGCCTCGGGCCAGCAGTCGGTGCAGGCCTATGCGGCCTTCATGGACGGCTTCCTCTCGACGATCTTCCGCCTGGCCGTGGCGGACGCCAAGAAGGAGGGCGCCGTCCCCGGGGCGATCGTGCTCGTGGCCTTGGGCGGCTACGGGCGCGGGGAGCTGGGCCCGCTCTCCGACCTGGACCTCATGGTCATCTACGACGGCGAGATGGGGCCCTTCGTCCAGCGCGTCACGCAGGTGCTGCTCTACACGCTGTGGGACCTGGGGCTGACGGTCGGGCATTCGGTCCGGAGTCTTCCCGACTGCGTCGCCATGGCCCGCACGGATTTCGCGTCGCGCACCTCCATGCAGGAGGCGCGCTACGTGATCGGCGACCGGCGGCTCTTCCAGCGCTTCCGCCGCGTGCTGGCAGAGAACGTCTACCGCAAGGACTTCGGCCAGTTCCTGGAGACGGCGCTGACCGAGCGGGACCAGCGCTACCGGAAGTTTGGCGGCTCGCCCTACATGGGCGAGGCCAACGTCAAGGAGTCGGCGGGCGGCCTGCGAGACCTCCACACGGCGATGTGGCTCGCCTCGACCAAATTCGGCGCGCGCACCCTGCGGGATCTCCTCGAGAAGCGGCTGATCACCCAGCGCGAGGAGCGGCTGACGGATGCGGCCCTGACCTTTCTCTGGCGCGTGCGTAACGAGCTCCACTTCCTCTCGGGCCACAAGAACGACGTGCTCTCGCGCGACGTTCAACCGCAGATCGCCAAGCACTTCGGGTACGAGAGCGACGAGGTCTCGCTCGACGTCGAGAAATTCATGCGCGACTACTACCTCCACGCCCGCGTCATCCACCGGGTGTCGAGCCGCCTGATCGCGCGCTGCCAGGAGACGCTCTCGCGGAGAGGCACCGCGCTGCGCCGGCTCCGCCAGGCGGCGCTGGCCGACGGGCTCTTCGTGATGGACGAGCGCATCCACCTCGTCCACGCGGACGGCCGTGACTTCCGCGCCGAGCCCGCGCGGCTCATGAAGGCCTTCTGGCACTCGCACCGGCTCGGGTTCGAGCTGGGCGTGGACGTGGAGCGGGCGGTCGAGGAGGCCCTCGACCTCGTGGACGACGGCTTCCGCCGCTCGCCGGAGGCGCGCGAGCTCTTCCTCGACATCTGCCGGAACTGGGGGCGCGTGGCGCAGACGCTCCGCCAGATGCACGAGGTGGGCTTTCTCGGGCGCTACCTGCCCGAGTGGGACGCGCTGACCTGCCTCGTCCAGTACGACGTCTACCACAAGTTCACGGCGGACCAGCACTCGCTCCTCGCCGTGGAGAACCTCGAGGCGCTGGCGCCGGGCGCGTCCGCCTCCTCCGAAGGGATCGCGCAGGTCCTGAACGAGGTCCACCGGCCGGACCTCCTGATGCTGGGCATGCTCCTGCACGACATCGGCAAGGGCAAGGGGCACGGCCACGTCGCCAAGGGCATTCCGCTCGCCGAGGAGCTGACGGCGCGCATCGGGCTCGAGGGAGAGGCCGCAGGCGCGGTGGTCTTCCTGGTCGCCCAGCACGTCGCGCTCTCGCACATCGCCCAGCGGCGCGACGTCAACGATCCCAAGACGGTCGAGGCGCTGGCCGCGCTCTGCGGCACGCCCGAGCGCCTCCGCAAGCTCTACCTCCTCACCTTCGCCGACATGCGCGCCGTCGGCCCCGGCGTCATGACGGGCTGGCAGGCGCAGATCCTCTGGGAGCTCTACGGCGCCGCGCTCCAGCGGTTGACGGGCGGCCGCCCTGAGAAGCTCACGCTCCAAGACGTCGCCCAGCGCGTCCTGGCCGAGCTCCGGGACGCGGGCCTCAAGCGCGCGGTGCCGGGGCACCTCGCCATGACCTCGGAGCGCTACCTGTCGACGACACCGGCGGCGAGGATCGCGGCGCACATGAGGCTCATCGAGCGCCTCGAGGACGAGCTGGTGGCGACCGAGCTCTTCCACCACCCGGACCTGGGCTCCTCGGACCTCGTCATCGTCACGCGCGACGTGCCGGGGCTCTTCTCCCTCATCGCGGGCAGCCTGGCCGCCAACGGCATCAACATCCTCTCGGCCCAGATCCACACGCGCGCCGACGGCATCGCCATCGACACCTTCCAGGTCAACGACCCCTTCGGCGAGGCGGTGACCGAGGAGGCGCGCTGGCGCCGGACGCTCCAGTCGCTGCGCCGCGTGCTCCTGGGCGAGCAGACGGTGGAGGAGCTCCTCGCCGTGCGGCGGGGCAGCCGCTCCGGCGACGAGCCGGTCCCGGGCCCGGCCAAGGTCTCCGTGGACAACCACCTCTCGGACACGCACACCGTGGTCGAGGTCAAGTGCCCAGACCGCGTGGGCCTCCTCCACCTCATCACCCGGACGCTGGCGGGGTTCGAGCTGTCGATCGCGAGCGCGCGCATCGCCACGGACATCGACCACGCCTTCGACACCTTCTACGTCGCGGACCCGCACGGCCTCCGCATCGAAGATCCCGACGAGATGGCCCGCGTGCGCGGAGCGCTGGAAGACGCGCTCCTGAAGCCGCTGTAG